ACGACGTCGTCGGGGTGGTCGACGATCCCGCGCACCAGGTGCTCGAGCGCCTCGGCCAGCACGATCAGGCCTGCTTGTCCGCGTCGACGCCGGACGTGTTCTTGCCGGCCTCCTCGGCGGTGACGTTCTCCAGGTCGGCGTTGGCCTCGGCGGCACCCTCGGGCGTCTCCGAAGCCGGGACCTCGACCGCGGCGGGCGTCGCGGCGGCGGGCTCCTCGGCGGCCGGCTTGTCGGCCTTCTTGCGGGTGGTGGTCGCACCGCCACGGGGCTCGGCGCTGACCTCCTTGAGGGCCTCGTTGAAGATGTCGACCTTGGAGCGCTTGGGCTCCTTGACCTTGAGGGTGCCCTCGGTGCCGGGGAGACCCTTGAACTTCTGCCAGTCACCGGTGACCTTGAGGATGGCCTCGACGGCCTCGGAGGGCTGCGCGCCGACACCGAGCCAGTACTGCGCCCGGTCGGAGGTCACCTCGATGAAGGAGGGCTCCTCCTTCGGGTGGTACTTGCCGATCTCCTCGAGCACCCGACCGTCGCGCTTCTTGCGCGAGTCGACGACGACGATGCGGTACTGCGGCACCCGGATCTTGCCCAGGCGCTTCAAACGAATCTTGACGGCCACGTTTGTGGTGTCTCCTCAGAATTGTCGTGGGTGAGAGGCCTTGCCCCAGGTGGGGTCACCGGGTCCAGCCACTCGATGGGCGCTGCGTGCTCGGATGAGAGGGTCCGGGCGCGCAGGACACGAGCGATGATTCTGCCAGACGCGGGCGGCGCGCCACCAATCGCCCGACCCGTCACGCCCGGACGGCGTCGAGCCCGAGGCACGACCGGAGCGCCTCGAGCCCCTCGACCCGCAGCGGGTGCGGCCCGCGCACGAGGTCCTCGGGGGTCAGCACGAGCGCCTGGTTGAGCGCCAGCTCCCCCGGCCGGCGCTTGAGCCGCCGCACGCCGTTGGGCCGGTAGCCCAGCTTGCGGGAGACCGCCAGCGAGGCCGGGTTGTCGAGGAAGGCCCCCGAGGTGATGACGGCCGCGTCGAGGTGGTCGAAGGCGAACGCGCAGATCACCTGCCGCATCGCGGTGCCGATGCCGCGGCCCTGGAACTCGCGTCCCAGCCACGAGCCGGTCTCGCCGGTGCGGGTGACGAGGTAGTCGGACGTCTCGAAGGCCTGCGTCCCGACCAGGCGGTCGTCGTGGAACACCGCGAGGTGCAGGCCCCAGGCGTCCGGGCCGAACTCGGCACGGGTCCGCCAGTGGTAGGCGGCGGTGTTGCGGGCCAGCTGGTCGGGCGGGGCGTCGGTCCACGGGACGTAGAACGGCATCGCGCCCGGGTCGTGGATGCCGCGCACCGCGAGGTCGCACAGGTCGGGCAGCACCTCGTCGGTGATGCCGCGCAGCACCAGCGGTCCGGCCTCGATGGTGAGGCCCAGGGGCGGGAACAGGTCGGCGACGGTGGACACCGGCCCATCCCAGCCGGTCCGGCGCTCGACCACAAATCTCCCGCAACCGAACGGGGGTCCACGACGTCTCCCGGTCATGACCACGCCGTCCGTCGAGCCGCTGGAGCTGCCCGCGCGGCTCACCGCTCCCCCGCGCCTGACGCAGCGCCACCCGTGGCTGCTCCCCGTCGCCGTGGCCACGCACCGGACGCGGAGACGTACGCGCTGGGTGCGCGACGCGTGGTCGGGCCGGGTCGTGTGGGCGACGCAGCACACCGGCTCCGACCTGCCGGTGCGGGTGAAGCAGCACGGCTCGCTGCTCCTGCGCGAGCTCGACCCGGACCGGATGCACCTGCAGCACAACAAGGTCACGAACCTGCGCCTGGCGGCCGCGCGGGTGGACGGCCTCGTCGTCGCGCCCGGCCAGACCTTCTCGTTCAACAAGGTGGTCGGCAACTGCACGCGGCGCAAGGGCTACCTCGACGGGATGAGGCTCTCGGACGGCTCGGCCGACGCAGGCGTCGGCGGCGGCATCTGCCAGCTCGCCAACCTCGTGCACTGGATGGTGCTGCACTCGCCGCTCACCGTCGTGGAGCGTTCGGAGCACTCCTTCGACCCGTTCCCGGACCAGGGCCGGATGCTGCCGTGGGGCGTGGGCTGCTCGATCGTCTACAACTACGTCGACCTGGTCGTGCGCAACGACACCGACCGCCCCTTCCAGCTCCGCGCGTGGGTGGGCGATCGCTACCTGCACGGCCAGCTGCGCACCGACGAGCCCCCCGGGCTCCGCTACACGGTGGAGGCGCGCGACGAGCAGTTCCTGCGCCGCGACGGCCGGGTCTTCCGGCGCAACCAGGTGTGGCGACGGGTGATCGACCGCCGCACCGGCGAGCAGGTCGGCGAGGAGCTGGTGAAGCGCAACTGCGCGCTGGTCGTCTACGAGCCCGGACCGGGCGTCGAGGTCCTCGAGCTGGACTGAGCCCGGCTCACCGGCCCCCCACCACGCCCCGCACCACACCGCGCAGCACGGTGCACGCGGGGGTCCGGAGCACGGACAGGTCCTCGACCGGGTTGCGGTCGTAGACGACGAAGTCCGCCGACGCGCCCTCCTCGAGGCCGTCCACCCCGAGCCACTCCCGCGCTCGCCAGCTGGCGGCACCCAGCGCGTCGCGGGCCGGCATCCCGATCCGGACCAGGGCCTCGACCTCCCCGGCGATGTTGCCGTGGCGGCTGATGCCGCCGCCGTCGGAGCCGGCGTAGATCGGCACCCCGGCCTCGTGGGCGGCCATGATCGTGGCGGGCATCCGGGCGTAGAGGTCGGTCATCGTCGCGGCGTAGGCCGGGAACCGCTCGGCACCGGCCGCCGCGTGCTCGGGGAACTTGTCCAGCTGCATCACCGTGGGCACCAACCGGGTGCCGTGCTCCACCATGGCGTCGATCAGGTCCTCGGTGAGGCCGGTGCCGTGCTCGATGCAGTCGATGCCGGCCTCGATCAGCCCGGGCAGCACGCCGTGGCCGAAGCAGTGGGCGGTGACCTTCGCGCCCTCCGCGTGGGCCGCCGCGATGGCGTCGGCGAAGGCCTCGGCGGGGAAGGACGGGGCCAGGTCGCCCTCGTCGCGGGAGATCCAGTCGCCGACCAGCTTGATCCAGCCGTCGCCGTTGCGCGCCTCCTGCGCCGCGTACGTCGCCAGCTCGGCGGGCTCGACCTCGTGGGCGTAGCCGCGGATGTAGCGCCGGGTGGCGGCGATGTGGCGGCCGCACCGGATCAGCCGGGGCAGGTCGTCGCGGTCCTGGATCCACCGCGTGTCGGCCGCCGAGCCGGCGTCGCGGATGAGCAGGGCCCCTCCGTCACGGTCGGCGATGGCCTGCTGCTCGGTGGCCGCGTCGTCGGTGGCTCCGAAGTCGTCGAGGCCGAGGTGGCAGTGCGCGTCGACGAGCCCGGGCACGATCCAGCCCTCCGCCACCGTCTCGGCGCCGGGCTGCGGCTCGTGGGTGATGCGGCCCTCGACGACGTAGAGGTCGCGGGCCTCGCCGTCGGGCAGGACCGGTCCGCGGAAGCGCTGGGCGGGCTCGTGGGGCATGGATCCGACCCTAGCGACGGTGGGCCGTGGACGGTCGGGTCGGACGGGCGAGGGCGGACGGGCGCGGGCGGACAGGACCGTGGCCCGACCCCGCACGGGTCGGGCCACGGACGTGGGCGCGACAGCGGTCAGGGGCGGGTGCGCCTGCCGAAGCCGTAGCGGAACAGCGGGTCGTAGTCGGCGTCGCCGACGTTGATCGGCTCCTGCTCCACCGATCGGGGCCACGACACCGGGAGGCGGCCGGTGAACGGCTTGCGACCGAAGAGCACGTCGCTGACGCCCCTGCCCTCGCTGCCCGGCAGCCAGGAGGCCACCAGCGCGTCGATGCGGCGGAGCAGGTCGGGCTCGATCACCATCGGACGGCCGGAGACCACGAGCACCGTGCAGGTGGCGGCGCGGTCGCAGACGGTGCGTACGGCCTCCTGGTCGGCCGCGGAGAGCCGCATCGTCTGCTCGGGACGCGGGACGCCGTTGTCGGCCGGGTCGTAGGCCCACTCCGGTCCACCGACGTCGCCGAACCCCTCGGCGTAGGGCGTCTCCCCCACGACGACGACGCCGTCGGCGCCGCGCGGCACCCGGGCGGAGGCGTCCTCGCTGAAGGTCACCGGCCGGGTGGCCTGCGCCTCGATCGCGTCGAGCACCGTGTCGCCGGGGATGACGTTGCTCGAGCCGCCCTGCCAGGTCAGCGTCCAGCCGCCGGCCTGGTTGCCGATGTTGTCGGCGTTGCTCCCGGCGACGTAGACGCGCGACTCGTGCGACGACAGCGGGAGCGTACGGCCCTCGTTGCGGAGCAGGACCTGGGACTGGGCGACGGCGTCGCGGGCGACCGCGCGGTGGGCCGGGCTCCCGATCGTGTCGATGAGCGAGCGGTCGGTCAGCGGCTTCTCGAAGAGGCCGAGCTCGAACTTGGCGGTCAGGATGCGGGAGACGGCGTCGTCGATGCGCTCCTCGGTGACCCGGCCGTCCTCGACGACCTGCGTCAGCGTGGTGATGAGCTCGCGGAACGCCGGCTCGGTGCCCGAGCCGGGCTCCATGAACATGTCGACGCCGGCGTTGACCGACGCGGTGACCTGGGTGGCCAGGTCGCCGGGGATCTGGTGGATGGCGCGCCAGTCGGAGATCACGAAGCCCTCGAAGCCCATCTCGCCCTTGAGGACGTCGGTGAGGAGCTCCTCGTGCGCGTGCATCTTCAGCGGGTTGCCGATCCCGTCCTCGGTCCAGTCGACGCTGGAGAAGGACGGCATCACGCTGCCGACGTGGTGCCGGTCGATCGCGGCCGGGTAGGGCGACAGGGCCAGGCGCCGGAACTCGCGCCTGTTGACCCGGCTGATGCCCTGGTCCAGGGTGTAGTCACCCTCCCCGGTGTCCCAGTCGGTGAGCCCGTCGCCGGCGAAGTGCTTGGCGGTGGCCAGCACCCGGTCCGGCTGGTCGAGCTGTCCGGGCTCGCCCTGGAGGCCGTCGATCACGGTCGCCAGGCTCTCGACCAGGCGCGGGTCCTCGCCGAACGACTCGTAGGTGCGGCCCCAGCGGTCGTCGCGGGCCACGCACAGGCAGGGCGCGAAGTTCCACTGCGGGCCGGAGGCCCGGGTCTCGATCGCGGTGATGTGCCCGATCTCCTCGAGCAGCGCCGGGTTGCGGGTGGCGCCGAGCCCGATGTTGTGCGGGAAGACGGTGGCGCCGAGGAGGTTGCCGTGCCCGTGCACCGCGTCGACGCCGTAGATCAGGGGGATGCCGAGTCGCGTCTCGAGCGCCGCCTGCTGGAACCTGTCCACGGTGTCGGCCCATGCCTCGGCGGTGTTGGGCGTCGGCACGGAGCCGCCGCCCGACAGGACGCTGCCGAGCCCGAGCTCGGTGATGGTCGTGGGGTCGGCGGCGACGTCGGCCCGCTCGGCCTGCGCCATCTGGCCGATCTTCTCGGCGAGGGTCATCCGCCCGAGGAGGTCGCGCACCCGCCGGCGGGTCGGCAGGGTCGCGTCCTGGTAGGGCAGCAGCTCGGCGCCCGCCTCGGCGAGCCGGACGCCGGTGGCTCCGGCGGACGCGCCGGTCGGTGGTGCGGTGGCGCCGGAGGGGACGCTGCCGAGCAGGCCGGCGGCGAGCGTCACCGTCGCGAGCGCGGCGACGACGCCGCGGCCGTGAGGTGTACGACGGGGTCGTCCGGATGGACGTGGACGGTGCTGTGCCATGGGGTGCTCCCTTGCCCGAGTCGAGAGCGTCGAGGTGACGCCCGTCACATCGGAACGTAGGAAGCCGCTAAAGTGCGCGTCAATGCCGAAAAGACGGCGTCCCGGCCCTCTTTCGTCCGGAGCCCGCAGGAAGGGGTGGCCGTGCCCGCACACCCGGTCCGCACCCGCGGCGGCTCGCTCGACGACCTCCGCCGGGCCAACCGCCGGACCGTCCTCGGCCATCTCGTGACGGAGGGCCCGCAGAGCCGCGCGCAGCTGGCCCGCGCGAGCGGCCTGTCCGCCTCCACCGTCTCCAGCCTGGTCACCGAGCTGCTCGAGGCCGGTCACGTCCGCGAGACCACCGTCGGCCGCGCCCACAAGGGCGGCTCCGGCCGGCCGCCCCTGTTGGTCGAGCTCGCCACTCCCCCCGGCGGCGTGGTGGGCGTCGACATCGGCCACGGGCACGTCCGGGTCGCCGCCGCCGGGCCGACGGGGGACGTCCTGGCCGAGTCCGTGCGCCGCGTCGACGTCGATGCCGCCGGACCCGCGACGCTCGACCTGGCGGCCGCGATGATCCGCTCCACGCTGGCCGACGCCGGACTGGACCCGAGCCAGGTGCACGCCGCCGGCATGTGCGTGCCGGCACCGATCGACCGGGAGACCAGCATGGTGAGCACCGGCATCCTCCCGGGCTGGCGCGGCATCAACCCCGCCGCCGAGCTCGGGCGCCGGATCGAGGCGCCGGTCATCGTCGACAACGACGCCAACCTCGGCGCCCTGGCCGAGGTCCGCCACGGGGCGGCCCGCGGCCACCACGACGTGGTCTACGTCAAGCTCGCCAGCGGCGTGGGCTCCGGGCTGGTCCTCGGGGGACGGGTGCACCGCGGTGCCACCGGCATGGCGGGCGAGCTCGGCCACGTGCAGATCGGCGAGGACGGGGAGGTGTGCCGCTGCGGCAACCGGGGGTGCCTGGAGACGCGGGTCTCGGCCCGGCGCCTCCTGCACGTCCTGCAGCCGGCCCACGACGAGGACCTCACCATCGCCCGCGTGCTGGAGCTCGAGGCGACCGGCGACGCCGGCGTACGCCGCGTGCTGTCCGACGCGGGCGCCACGATCGGCCGGGCGCTGGCCGACCTCAGCAACCACCTCAACCCCTCGATGGTGGTCATCGGCGGGCCGCTCGGCGGTGCCGCCTCGGTCGTCGAGGGCGTACGCCGCGCGGTGGACCGCTACGCGCAGCCCGCCACCGCCGCGGCTCTGCAGGTGTGCCCCGGCCGCCTGGGTGAGCGCGCGGAGGTGGTCGGTGCCGTGACGATGGCCGTCGCGATGGTCACCGCCGGCGACTGACCGGCTCCGCTCAGATGCGGTCCAGCAGCCAGGAGGGGCTGAGCACCTGCGCCGGGGACACGTTGGCGGCCAGCGCGCGGTCCGCGGTCACCACGACCACGTGGGCACCTCGCCCGGCCGCGCGGCTCGCCTGCGACCGGATCTCGGCGTCGCCGTCGCGCGCCGCGTGCACGGTGGTGACGTGGGCGTCGCGGCCGGCCCTCACGCCCGCCTTGGCCTGGCCCTCGAGGACCAGCACCACCTCGTCGTACGACGTGTCGCCCACCAGCAGCCGCTCGTGCAGGCGACGGGCCGCGCCGGCGCGGTCCTTCCACCAGCCGTCGGGAACGGAGCCGACGACGTTGGCGCCGTCGACGACCAGGACCGAGCTCACTTGAGGAACTGGGAGAAGTCCTTCGGGAGGTTGAGCTGCTCGGCGGCCTTCTCGTAGTCGATGTCCGCGCCGTCGGGGTTGCCGAACGGGTTGGCCGCCTTCTCGCTCGCGGCGGCCTTCTCGGCCGCCTTCTGCTGGGCCGCCTTCGCCGGGTTGCCGGAGACCCGCTTCTTGCCCTTCTTGGCCTTGGCCTGCGCCGGCTGACGACCGCCGGAGCGCTTGCCGCCGCCGAGGCCCGGCATCCCGGGCATGCCGGGCATCCCGGGCACGCCGCCGCCGCGGGCCATCTGCTCCATCATCTTGCGCGCCTCGAAGAAGCGGTCGACGAGCTGGTTGACGTCGCTGACCTGGCGCCCCGAGCCCTTGGCGATGCGGGCGCGGCGCGAGCCGTCGATGATCTTGGGGTTCTCCCGCTCGGCGGGGGTCATCGACTGGATGATCGCCTGGATGCGGTCGATCTCGCGCTCGTCGAAGTTCTCGAGCTGGTCGCGGAACTGCCCCATGCCCGGGAGCATCCCCATGATCTTGGTCATCGAGCCGAGCTTGCGGATCTGCATCATCTGCTGGAGGAAGTCCTCCAGCGTGAAGCCGCCCTTGGTGCCGAGCTTCTCCGCGGCCTTCATGGCCTGCTCGGAGTCGAAGGCCTTCTCCGCCTGCTCGATCAGGGTGAGCATGTCGCCCATGTCGAGGATGCGCGAGGCCATCCGGTCGGGGTGGAAGAGGTCGAAGTCGGTCATCTTCTCGCCGCTCGAGGCGAACATGACCGGCTTGCCGGTGATCGAGCGGATCGAGAGCGCCGCACCGCCGCGGGCGTCGCCGTCGAGCTTGGTGAGCACGACGCCGTCGTAGCCGACGCCGTCGAGGAAGGCCTGCGCGGTGGTGACCGCGTCCTGGCCGATCATCGCGTCGACGACGAAGAGCACCTCGTCGGGCTGCACGGCGTCGCGGATGTCGGCGGCCTGCTGCATGAGCGTCTCGTCGACACCGAGCCGGCCGGCGGTGTCGATGATCACCACGTCGTGGAGCCGGCGCCTGGCCTCCTCGATGGAGGCCCGTGCGACGTCCACCGGGTTGCCGGTGCCGTTGCCCGGCTCGGGGGCGAAGACCGGGACGCCGACGCGCTCACCGTTGACCTGGAGCTGCTGGACGGCGTTGGGCCGCTGGAGGTCGGCCGCGACGAGCAGCGGCGTCTTGTCCTGGTCCTTGAGCCACAGCGCGAGCTTGGCGGCGAGGGTCGTCTTGCCGGCGCCCTGGAGGCCGGCCAGCATGATCACGGTGGGGCCGGACTTGGCGTAGCGCAGCCGCCGGGTCTCGCCGCCGAGGATGGTGACGAGCTCGTCGTGGACGATCTTGATGATCTGCTGCGCGGGGTTGAGGGCGCCGCTGACCTCCTCGGAGCGGGCCCGCTCCTTCACCGCACCGACGAACTCCTTGACGACCGGCAGCGCGACGTCGGCCTCGAGCAGCGCGATGCGGATCTCGCGCGCGGTGGCGTCGATGTCGGCCT
This genomic stretch from Nocardioides renjunii harbors:
- the rpsP gene encoding 30S ribosomal protein S16 encodes the protein MAVKIRLKRLGKIRVPQYRIVVVDSRKKRDGRVLEEIGKYHPKEEPSFIEVTSDRAQYWLGVGAQPSEAVEAILKVTGDWQKFKGLPGTEGTLKVKEPKRSKVDIFNEALKEVSAEPRGGATTTRKKADKPAAEEPAAATPAAVEVPASETPEGAAEANADLENVTAEEAGKNTSGVDADKQA
- a CDS encoding GNAT family N-acetyltransferase, with product MSTVADLFPPLGLTIEAGPLVLRGITDEVLPDLCDLAVRGIHDPGAMPFYVPWTDAPPDQLARNTAAYHWRTRAEFGPDAWGLHLAVFHDDRLVGTQAFETSDYLVTRTGETGSWLGREFQGRGIGTAMRQVICAFAFDHLDAAVITSGAFLDNPASLAVSRKLGYRPNGVRRLKRRPGELALNQALVLTPEDLVRGPHPLRVEGLEALRSCLGLDAVRA
- a CDS encoding VanW family protein, which encodes MTTPSVEPLELPARLTAPPRLTQRHPWLLPVAVATHRTRRRTRWVRDAWSGRVVWATQHTGSDLPVRVKQHGSLLLRELDPDRMHLQHNKVTNLRLAAARVDGLVVAPGQTFSFNKVVGNCTRRKGYLDGMRLSDGSADAGVGGGICQLANLVHWMVLHSPLTVVERSEHSFDPFPDQGRMLPWGVGCSIVYNYVDLVVRNDTDRPFQLRAWVGDRYLHGQLRTDEPPGLRYTVEARDEQFLRRDGRVFRRNQVWRRVIDRRTGEQVGEELVKRNCALVVYEPGPGVEVLELD
- a CDS encoding amidohydrolase family protein, producing the protein MPHEPAQRFRGPVLPDGEARDLYVVEGRITHEPQPGAETVAEGWIVPGLVDAHCHLGLDDFGATDDAATEQQAIADRDGGALLIRDAGSAADTRWIQDRDDLPRLIRCGRHIAATRRYIRGYAHEVEPAELATYAAQEARNGDGWIKLVGDWISRDEGDLAPSFPAEAFADAIAAAHAEGAKVTAHCFGHGVLPGLIEAGIDCIEHGTGLTEDLIDAMVEHGTRLVPTVMQLDKFPEHAAAGAERFPAYAATMTDLYARMPATIMAAHEAGVPIYAGSDGGGISRHGNIAGEVEALVRIGMPARDALGAASWRAREWLGVDGLEEGASADFVVYDRNPVEDLSVLRTPACTVLRGVVRGVVGGR
- a CDS encoding glycoside hydrolase family 3 protein, which gives rise to MAQHRPRPSGRPRRTPHGRGVVAALATVTLAAGLLGSVPSGATAPPTGASAGATGVRLAEAGAELLPYQDATLPTRRRVRDLLGRMTLAEKIGQMAQAERADVAADPTTITELGLGSVLSGGGSVPTPNTAEAWADTVDRFQQAALETRLGIPLIYGVDAVHGHGNLLGATVFPHNIGLGATRNPALLEEIGHITAIETRASGPQWNFAPCLCVARDDRWGRTYESFGEDPRLVESLATVIDGLQGEPGQLDQPDRVLATAKHFAGDGLTDWDTGEGDYTLDQGISRVNRREFRRLALSPYPAAIDRHHVGSVMPSFSSVDWTEDGIGNPLKMHAHEELLTDVLKGEMGFEGFVISDWRAIHQIPGDLATQVTASVNAGVDMFMEPGSGTEPAFRELITTLTQVVEDGRVTEERIDDAVSRILTAKFELGLFEKPLTDRSLIDTIGSPAHRAVARDAVAQSQVLLRNEGRTLPLSSHESRVYVAGSNADNIGNQAGGWTLTWQGGSSNVIPGDTVLDAIEAQATRPVTFSEDASARVPRGADGVVVVGETPYAEGFGDVGGPEWAYDPADNGVPRPEQTMRLSAADQEAVRTVCDRAATCTVLVVSGRPMVIEPDLLRRIDALVASWLPGSEGRGVSDVLFGRKPFTGRLPVSWPRSVEQEPINVGDADYDPLFRYGFGRRTRP
- a CDS encoding ROK family protein produces the protein MPAHPVRTRGGSLDDLRRANRRTVLGHLVTEGPQSRAQLARASGLSASTVSSLVTELLEAGHVRETTVGRAHKGGSGRPPLLVELATPPGGVVGVDIGHGHVRVAAAGPTGDVLAESVRRVDVDAAGPATLDLAAAMIRSTLADAGLDPSQVHAAGMCVPAPIDRETSMVSTGILPGWRGINPAAELGRRIEAPVIVDNDANLGALAEVRHGAARGHHDVVYVKLASGVGSGLVLGGRVHRGATGMAGELGHVQIGEDGEVCRCGNRGCLETRVSARRLLHVLQPAHDEDLTIARVLELEATGDAGVRRVLSDAGATIGRALADLSNHLNPSMVVIGGPLGGAASVVEGVRRAVDRYAQPATAAALQVCPGRLGERAEVVGAVTMAVAMVTAGD
- the ffh gene encoding signal recognition particle protein yields the protein MFATLSDRLADTFKNLRGKGRLSEADIDATAREIRIALLEADVALPVVKEFVGAVKERARSEEVSGALNPAQQIIKIVHDELVTILGGETRRLRYAKSGPTVIMLAGLQGAGKTTLAAKLALWLKDQDKTPLLVAADLQRPNAVQQLQVNGERVGVPVFAPEPGNGTGNPVDVARASIEEARRRLHDVVIIDTAGRLGVDETLMQQAADIRDAVQPDEVLFVVDAMIGQDAVTTAQAFLDGVGYDGVVLTKLDGDARGGAALSIRSITGKPVMFASSGEKMTDFDLFHPDRMASRILDMGDMLTLIEQAEKAFDSEQAMKAAEKLGTKGGFTLEDFLQQMMQIRKLGSMTKIMGMLPGMGQFRDQLENFDEREIDRIQAIIQSMTPAERENPKIIDGSRRARIAKGSGRQVSDVNQLVDRFFEARKMMEQMARGGGVPGMPGMPGMPGLGGGKRSGGRQPAQAKAKKGKKRVSGNPAKAAQQKAAEKAAASEKAANPFGNPDGADIDYEKAAEQLNLPKDFSQFLK